The sequence below is a genomic window from Corynebacterium afermentans subsp. afermentans.
GCAGTTGGCGTACGCGCCTGCACCCCACTGGTAGATCACATCGGAATACGCCTCCGGGGCACGCTGGTGCGCCTGCCAGAACGCGGTCGGCGGAAAAACGAAGGCGAACCCGCGCACGTGTTCTACCAGCTCACCCGGCCCTTCAAGAACACGCTCGACGCGCTCCACGCGGCGCCCACGGTGCGCAGCCCGGGTCTCCACCACGTGGCGGATGCCCTTCGCGTCAACCGCGACAACGAGCTCGGCTCCCGGGGTGAACGTTGCAGCTCCCTCGCCCACAATGCCGTCGAGCAAGCCCGCCTTCGGCTGCGTGCACTGCACCCCAGCGACAACTTCAGCGGAACGCGCCCTCCGCATGCCGGCATTGCCCTTACGGTCTACGCCCAGCCTGACGCGGGTCCGCCACCCGGTCACTGGCTCAAGCTGAATCGCCTCCACCTCGTGGAGGTCGTACCCGTCCAACACCCCCGAGCGGGAGGACAGCGCCCCCAGTTGCCCCAGGAGCACCTCGCGTTTGAACTCCAGCTGCGCGTGGGCGGCGATATGGGAAAAGTCGCAGCACCCCGCACCTGCGGCAGCCGCAGGGCAAGTGGGGTCGACGCGGTGCGGCGACGGATCAAGCACGGCGGTAGCCTCCGCGCGGGCCCACCGCTTCTTCACCTTCGTTAGCGTCGCCTCCACCGTGTCGCCGGGGATTGCGCCACGGACGAACACCACACGCCCGTCGGGCGCGTCGGCGATGCCTTCGCCGCCGTGCGCCATGGCACGGACGTGCAAACGCACCGGCGCCCCCGCCGCTACAGCGGGCGCACCGGTGCTATCAGCCAGATCCGCCATTTACTCGGCAGCAGACGGGGTGTCGCCGCCTGCCTTCGAGCTGCCGCCGGCGGCGCGACGCTCGCGCAGTTCCTGCAGCTGCTTCTGGTTCTCCACGTTCTGGGCGATGATTTGCTTCAGTGCGTCACCCAGGGCGTTCGGGTTGCCCTCCGCCGGTGCCTGCGCGGAAGCCTGGCCCTGACGCGCCTTGGCCTCGGCTGCGGCCTGCACCTGCTGAGCAAGCTGCGCTGGCAGGACCACCTGCAGGGAGTTGCCGGCCAGGATCGGGTCCTCGCCACGGTAGACAAAAGAGCGCGCGACGGTCTCGCGGCCGATCTCCGCGAGCTGGTCTTCGGAGCCGGTCGGCGCCGCCAAGGTGACGCGGTAGAGCCAGCGCGGACCCTCCACACCGATAATGCGGATCACGCCGTTGGTGCCGGTGCCAACGATCTCTTGGCCCCACGGGCCCTGCTGGATTTCCACCGGCATGCCTTCGGCGCGCATGCCCGCAATGATCTCCTCCGAGGATTCCTCCCAGAGGCCGCCGGTGCGCGGTGCCGCGAATGCGACCGGGGTGATACGGCCGTAGCGGGTGACCACGTGGACCATCTTCGGGCCTTGCTCACCCATCTCCACCTGCACCTGGGATTCCTTCGGCAGCGGCACACGGATGGATCCGAGGTTCAGGGTGACGTCGGAAAAGTCCGAGAAGTCGAAGTCCTCAATGTCGACGCTGTCGCCGTCGAACGGACCAGTGGAGCCGCCGACCGGGTCGTAGTCCGTCAGTGCCTCCACACCCGCTGCGGCGGAGGCGCCAGGTGCGGCAGCCGGAGCAGTTTCCTGCTTCTCAACGGGCGACGCCTCCTCAGCGGCCTCAGTCTGCGGCGCCACCTCGGCATCAGCCGCAGGGGCCTGAGCGCCGGGCTGTTCCTGCTTCGGCTCCAGCGGCGAGGACTCTACGGATTTTTCCTGCTGCTTCTTCTTTTTCTTGCCAAACGGCCAAAATGCCATCGGTGGTCACTCCCTAAAATTGGTGGTCGCAGATGAGTGTAATTCTTGCGTTTGCGGTTATTGACTGTAGTCCGTGCTAGCGGCGCTAGTGGGTTCCGGTCGAGCCGTACCCGCCGTCGCCGCGCTGCGTCTCGTCCAGAGCGTCAACTTCGGTGAAATCCACCAACTCCACACGCTGAATCACCAGCTGCGCAATCCGCATGCCACGGGTGATTTCGATCGGCTCGGAGCGGTCGGTGTTGAGCAGGCAGACCTTCAACTCCCCACGGTAACCCGCGTCAATGGTGCCGGGCGTGTTGACAATGCTCAGTCCGTGCTTGGCAGCCATGCCAGATCGCGGGTGGATCAAACCGACCGTCCCCACGGGCAGCGCGATCGCCATGCCTGTAGCCACGAGTGCCCGCTCCCCCGGCTGCAGCACCAAATCTTCCGCGGAATACAGGTCCGCGCCGGCGTCTTCTGGGTGCGCCCGCATCGGCATTGGCAGCTCCGGGTCAAGGCGCTTGACTGGGATCGGCGGGAGCGGATCGCCCGTGTGCGCGCCGTTGGGGTTGTGTGTGCTGTGCTCGCTGTTTTGCTTCTCCACCCGCCCCACACTACGTCAGGGTCAGTGCGTCAGCGCCACTCCGCCAATGCGCGGCACCGGTCTCCCCCGCGACTGCCCTGCAAGTATGCCCCTGCACTGGGCACGCCTATTGTGGAGTGCGTGAGTGAGACCGCTTCGACCCCTTCAAACCCCGGCCCCGAGAAGGCAGCGACGGCTGCGACGGCACCTCAGACGAAGGTGCTGTACACGGAGCGTCAGTGGGTGCCTTGGTATTGGTGGGCTGCCCTCGCCGGGCTCGCGTTGCTGCTCGCCGGACAGTTTGGCCTCAACCGCAACGTCTGGTGGTTCGCGGTCCCGCTGGTGCTGTTCTCGGCGCTGTTCGCGTGGTTTTTGTTCTGGCTATCGCGCACCACGGTCTCCGTGGAACAGGACCCGGACGGCACGCGCTGGTTGCTCGTCGACGACGCGAACCTGCCCAACACCGTGGTCTCGCGCTCCATGGTGGTCCCGGGTTCCGCCCGCCAGAACGCGCTCGGGCGCCAACTGGACCCGGCGGCGTACTTGGTCTCTCGCCCGTGGGTGAGCGAACACGTCCTCATCGTCTTGGAGGACCCGGAGGATCCCACCCCGTACTGGTTGATCTCCGCGAAACACCCCGAAGATGTCCTGGCGGCGTTCGCCC
It includes:
- a CDS encoding DUF3710 domain-containing protein, with product MAFWPFGKKKKKQQEKSVESSPLEPKQEQPGAQAPAADAEVAPQTEAAEEASPVEKQETAPAAAPGASAAAGVEALTDYDPVGGSTGPFDGDSVDIEDFDFSDFSDVTLNLGSIRVPLPKESQVQVEMGEQGPKMVHVVTRYGRITPVAFAAPRTGGLWEESSEEIIAGMRAEGMPVEIQQGPWGQEIVGTGTNGVIRIIGVEGPRWLYRVTLAAPTGSEDQLAEIGRETVARSFVYRGEDPILAGNSLQVVLPAQLAQQVQAAAEAKARQGQASAQAPAEGNPNALGDALKQIIAQNVENQKQLQELRERRAAGGSSKAGGDTPSAAE
- a CDS encoding class I SAM-dependent RNA methyltransferase, which encodes MADLADSTGAPAVAAGAPVRLHVRAMAHGGEGIADAPDGRVVFVRGAIPGDTVEATLTKVKKRWARAEATAVLDPSPHRVDPTCPAAAAGAGCCDFSHIAAHAQLEFKREVLLGQLGALSSRSGVLDGYDLHEVEAIQLEPVTGWRTRVRLGVDRKGNAGMRRARSAEVVAGVQCTQPKAGLLDGIVGEGAATFTPGAELVVAVDAKGIRHVVETRAAHRGRRVERVERVLEGPGELVEHVRGFAFVFPPTAFWQAHQRAPEAYSDVIYQWGAGAYANCVGWDLYGGVGAFVPAMSAALGGGRIETVDYSSAATSRRQQVADACDVRVHHGDTAAVVGELERPGLVVLDPPRAGAGADVVRAIVQAAPERIIHVGCDPATFARDLAGFGEHGYAVKQMKLIDAFPNTHHFEVMAMLEPVPRDESS
- a CDS encoding DUF3093 domain-containing protein; protein product: MECVSETASTPSNPGPEKAATAATAPQTKVLYTERQWVPWYWWAALAGLALLLAGQFGLNRNVWWFAVPLVLFSALFAWFLFWLSRTTVSVEQDPDGTRWLLVDDANLPNTVVSRSMVVPGSARQNALGRQLDPAAYLVSRPWVSEHVLIVLEDPEDPTPYWLISAKHPEDVLAAFAPGTTAG
- the dut gene encoding dUTP diphosphatase; this translates as MPVKRLDPELPMPMRAHPEDAGADLYSAEDLVLQPGERALVATGMAIALPVGTVGLIHPRSGMAAKHGLSIVNTPGTIDAGYRGELKVCLLNTDRSEPIEITRGMRIAQLVIQRVELVDFTEVDALDETQRGDGGYGSTGTH